CAGCGTGGCTGCGAGCCTGTAATCCAAGAAGTTGTCCACGGCATTCCCTCGCACGAGCGCGCGCTGAGTGAAGGCGATATTGTAAGCGTTGATGTGGGCGTACTGTATAAAGGGTATTATGGTGATGCGGCTTGTACATATCCCGTAGGGAAAGTTTCGCCGAGG
This region of Acetomicrobium sp. S15 = DSM 107314 genomic DNA includes:
- a CDS encoding M24 family metallopeptidase; this encodes MVSVDVGVLYKGYYGDAACTYPVGKVSPR